One Osmerus mordax isolate fOsmMor3 chromosome 16, fOsmMor3.pri, whole genome shotgun sequence genomic window carries:
- the asap1a gene encoding arf-GAP with SH3 domain, ANK repeat and PH domain-containing protein 1a — translation MPDQISVSEFLSETTEDYNSPTTSSFTTRLQSCRNTVNVLEEALDQDRTALQKVKKSVKAIYNSGQDHVQNEETYGQALDKFGSNFLGRDNPDLGRDNPDLGTAFVKFSSLVKELSALLKNLLQSLSHNLIFTLDSLLKGDLKGVKGDIKKPFDKAWKDYEAKFTKIEKEKREHAKQHGMIRTEITGAEIAEEMEKERRLFQLQMCEYLIKVNEIKTKKGVDLLQNLIKYYHAQCNFFQDGMTTADKLKQYIEKLAADLYNIKQTQDEEKKQLTALRDLIKSSLQLDQKEDSQSKQSGYSMHQLQGNKEFGSEKKGYLMKKSDGLRKVWQRRKCSVKSGILTISHATSNRQPVRLNLLTCQVKPSGEDKKCFDLISHNRTYHFQAEDEQEFVIWISVLTNSKEEALNMAFQGGQSSAGEDTLEDLTKAIIEDVLRMPGNEHCCDCGAADPKWLSTNLGILTCIECSGIHREMGVHISRIQSMELDKLGSSELLLAKNIGNSSFNYIMEGNLPSPSPKPTPSSDMTVRKEYINAKYMDHKFARRTGATATSRQGELYEAVRSRDLLSLVQLYAEGAELMEPLPEAGKEAGETALHYSVRTADQTSLHLVDFLVQNSGNLDRQTESGNTALHYCCLYEKQECLKLLLRGKPDIDIANQSRETALDIARRLRNSLCEEPLVEAATGKFNPHVHVEYEWSLRLEEIDESDDDLDDKPSPVKKERSPRPQSFCHSSSVSPQDKLTLPGSYAPHRDKQRLSYGAFAHPVYSTSTDTPPSPGPDASGASLGGRTTGKGSESIPPPGNRTSPANKFEGIQQQQSTTTSNTKSTLGPRVLPKLPQKVALRKIDTIHLPSVDKPSQPPEVFQKTESSQKSPQPPDTTAKPPLTPLDTPQRAPLSEKPQLSELPPKPQISDLPPKPQLSDLPPKPQISDLPPKPQLKDLPPKPQLGDIPPKPSVSEKRTPPDMAGTKPVADGQLSGLQGEPSPRQASEETNGSPPGAMEMPVPLPRKINTGKSKLKRVKTIYDCLADNEDELTFAEGEVIIVTGEEDQEWWIGHIEGHPERKGAFPMSFVHILSD, via the exons GCTTTGGATCAAGATCGAACAGCGCTTCAGAAGGTGAAGAAGTCTGTCAAAGCCATATACAACTCTGGTCAAG ATCATGTTCAGAATGAGGAGACCTATGGCCAGGCACTGGACAAGTTTGGCAGCAACTTCCTGGGCAGGGACAACCCAGACCTGGGCAGGGACAACCCAGACCTGGGCACAGCCTTCGTCAAGTTTTCAAGTCTAGTCAAGGAGCTGTCAGCACTGCTCAAGAACCTG CTTCAGAGCCTGAGCCACAACTTAATTTTCACCCTGGACTCGCTTCTCAAAGGGGACCTCAAAGGAGTGAAGGGG GATATAAAGAAACCTTTTGACAAGGCATGGAAAGACTACGAAGCGAAATT CACCAAGATtgagaaggagaaaagagagcatGCAAAACAGCATGGAATGATCCGGACAGAGATTACTGGTGCCGAGATAGCTGAGGAAATGGAGAAGGAGCGCCGGCTTTTCCAATTACAGATGTGTGAG TACCTGATTAAAGTAAATGAGATCAAGACCAAGAAGGGAGTCGATCTGCTCCAGAACCTCATAAAATACTACCACGCACAGTGCAA CTTTTTCCAGGATGGCATGACAACTGCAGACAAGTTGAAGCAATACATCGAGAAGCTTGCCGCTGACCTGTACAAT ATAAAGCAAACCCAGGATGAAGAGAAGAAGCAGTTAACTGCTCTCCGGGACCTTATTAAATCCTCTTTGCAGCTTGACCAAAAGGAG GACTCTcaaagcaagcagagtggctaCAGTATGCACCAGCTCCAAGGAAACAAAGAGTTTGGGAGTGAGAAAAAGGGCTATCTGATGAAAAAGAGTGACGG GCTACGGAAGGTGTGGCAGAGGAGGAAGTGTTCCGTAAAGAGTGGGATCCTCACCATCTCCCATGCCACG TCCAACAGACAGCCAGTAAGGTTAAACCTGTTGACCTGCCAGGTCAAACCAAGTGGGGAGGATAAGAAGTGCTTTGACCTCATCTCCC ATAATCGCACATATCATTTCCAGGCTGAAGATGAACAGGAGTTTGTCAT cTGGATCTCGGTGCTGACCAACAGTAAGGAAGAGGCTCTGAACATGGCGTTCCAGGGGGGGCAGAGCTCAGCAGGAGAGGACACTCTGGAGGATCTGACCAAAGCTATCATTGAGGATGTACTCCGGATGCCCGGGAATGAGCACTGCTGTGACTGCGGCGCTGCAG ACCCCAAGTGGCTGTCCACAAACCTGGGTATACTGACGTGTATCGAGTGCTCTGGGATCCACAGGGAGATGGGGGTCCACATCTCCCGCATCCAGTCAATGGAGCTGGACAAGCTAGGCTCCTCCGAACTCCTG ctgGCAAAGAACATAGGCAACAGCAGTTTCAATTATATCATGGAGGGAAACCTCCCATCTCCATCGCCAAAACCAACCCCATCTAGTGACAT GACAGTGAGGAAGGAGTATATCAACGCCAAATACATGGATCATAAGTTTGCTCGCCGGACCGGCGCCACAGCAACCAGCAGGCAGGGAGAGCTGTACGAGGCTGTGCGCTCCCGAGATCTGCTGTCACTGGTTCAGCTCTACgcagagggggcggagcttatgGAGCCGCTGCCAGAGGCAGGCAAG gaggctggagagacggCTCTTCACTActctgtgaggactgcagaCCAGACCTCTCTGCATCTGGTTGACTTCCTCGTGCAAAACAG TGGAAAccttgacaggcagacagagagcggCAACACTGCACTGCATTACTGCTGCCTGTACGAGAAACAGGAGTGCCTCAAATTACTGCTGCGGGGAAAACCGGACATTGACATAG ccaatcagagcagagagacagcactGGACATAGCCCGGAGGTTGAGGAACTCCCTGTGTGAGGAACCA TTGGTGGAGGCAGCAACAGGGAAGTTCAACCCTCATGTCCATGTGGAATATGAGTGGAGCCTGCGTCTGGAGGAGATAGACGAGAGTGACGACGACCTGGATGACAAG cccAGCCCCGTGAAGAAGGAGCGCTCCCCACGGCCCCAGAGCTTCTGCCACTCGTCCAGCGTCTCCCCCCAAGATAAACTCACTCTCCCAGGGAGCTATGCTCCGCACAGAGACAAGCAGCGGCTGTCCTACGGGGCCTTTGCCCACCCCGTCTACAGCACCTCCACCGACACTCCTCCGTCACCTGGGCCCGATGCTTCTGGGGCTTCCCTGGGGGGCAGGACCACTGGGAAAG gaagtgagtccATTCCCCCACCAGGAAACAGGACTTCACCTGCTAACAAGTTTGAAGGAATTCAGCAGCAGCAAAG cACTACCACTAGTAACACAAAATCAACACTTGGTCCAAGGGTTCTTCCCAAACTACCTCAGAAAG TGGCACTACGTAAGATTGATACTATCCACCTCCCCTCTGTGGACAAGCCCAGTCAGCCACCAGAGGTTTTCCAGAAGACAGAGTCTTCCCAGaagtccccccagcctcctgacACCACAGCTAAACCCCCACTGACCCCTTTGGACACCCCTCAGAGAGCGCCTCTGTCTGAGAAACCCCAGCTGAGCGAGCTCCCCCCCAAGCCCCAAATCTCTGACTTGCCCCCCAAACCGCAACTGTCCGACCTCCCTCCTAAACCACAGATATCCGACCTTCCTCCCAAGCCTCAACTCAAAGACCTTCCTCCCAAGCCACAACTGGGTGACATCCCCCCGAAACCGTCCGTCAGTGAGAAACGCACCCCTCCAGACATGGCAGGTACCAAGCCTGTGGCGGATGGCCAATTGTCTGGCCTACAAGGGGAGCCATCTCCCAGACAGGCCAGTGAGGAGACCAATGGGAGCCCACCAGGGGCCATGGAGATGCCTGTACCTTTGCCTCGCAAGATTAATACA GGCAAGAGCAAATTAAAACGGGTGAAGACCATCTATGACTGTCTGGCAGATAATGAGGACGAACTGACCTTTGCTGAGGGAGAGGTCATTATTgtcacaggagaggaggaccaggagtGGTGG aTTGGGCACATAGAAGGACACCCCGAGAGAAAAGGGGCCTTTCCTATGTCCTTTGTGCACATTCTGTCTGACTGA
- the fam49ba gene encoding CYFIP-related Rac1 interactor B — translation MGNLIKVLTRDIDNNAGNFFLDFENAKPTEAERQQWEQVNKVLLEALAILDDLQSYRGAGEEIRQAIQNPSVDQVQERAWAAVVPLVGKLKKFYEFSLRLEGSLHGLLKSLTSARCSPTQHLEQEQALARQFAEILHFTLRFDELKMTNPAIQNDFSYYRRTLSRMRINNVAAEEQNEVNNELANRMSLFYANATPMLKTLSDATTKFVSDNTDLPIENTTDCLSTMASVCKVMLETPEYRSRFANEDTVSFCLRVMVGVIILYDYVHPAGAFTRSSKIDMKGCIKVLKDQPPSSVEGLLNALRYTTKHLNDETTSKQIKNMLQVN, via the exons ATGGGGAACCTGATCAAGGTGTTGACGAGGGACATTGATAACAATGCGGGAAACTTCTTCCTGGACTTTGAGA ATGCCAAGCCTACAgaagcagagaggcagcagTGGGAGCAGGTGAACAAGGTGCTGCTGGAGGCTCTGGCCATACTGGATGACCTGCAGTCCTACcgtggagcaggagaagagatcAGACAG gcgATACAGAATCCTAGTGTGGACCAGGTCCAGGAGAGAGCCTGGGCTGCCGTGGTGCCGCTGGTGGGGAAACTGAAGAAGTTCTATGAGTTCTCTCTGAGGTTAG aggGGTCGTTGCATGGTCTGCTAAAGTCTCTGACCAGCGCACgctgcagccccacacagcatctggagcaggagcaggccCTGGCCAGACAGTTTGCTGAGATCCTCCACTTCACACTGCGTTTTGATGAGCTAAAG ATGACAAACCCCGCCATCCAAAACGACTTCAGCTACTATAGGAGGACACTGAGCCGAATGCGCATCAACAATGTCGCT GCAGAGGAGCAGAACGAGGTCAATAATGAACTGGCCAATCGGATGTCTCTGTTCTATGCCAATGCCACGCCGATGCTGAAAACGCTAAGCGACGCCACAACAAAATTTGTCTCAGAT AACACTGACTTACCCATTGAGAACACGACAGACTGCCTCAGTACAATGGCCAGTGTGTGTAAAGTCATGTTGGAGACACC GGAGTACCGTAGCCGCTTTGCCAACGAGGACACTGTGTCCTTCTGTTTGCGTGTGATGGTGGGGGTAATCATCCTTTACGACTATGTCCACCCTGCAGGAGCCTTCACCAGGTCCTCCAAGATAGAC ATGAAAGGATGCATCAAAGTCCTGAAGGATCAGCCTCCAAGCAGTGTGGAGGGCCTTTTAAATGCTCTCAG gtacacaacaAAGCATTTGAATGATGAGACTACCTCCAAGCAAATAAAGAATATGCTACAAGTCAATTAA